CGCCCGAGCACTTCGCGGCGCAACCCGATCTGCATCAGAACTACCTGCAGGCAATCAACGACGGCCAGACCATCACATCGGTCTATGCGGTGAAGCTGCAGGGCAAGGAGGTCTGGATCGAACACTGGATTCAGCCATTCAAGGATGCCAATGGCGTCACCAAGGGCGTGATCTGCGGCTGGCTGGACATCACCAAGCATCGGCATCTGGTCCAGGAGCTGAAGGAAGCCAAGAACCTCGCGGACGAGGCCAGCCGGGCCAAGACCACGTTCCTGGCCACCATGAGCCATGAGATCCGCACGCCGATGAACGCGATCATCGGCATTCTCGAGCTGGCGCTCAAACGCGCCGACAGCGACCGGATCGAACGCTCCAGCATTGAAATTGCCTACAGCTCGGCGCACAGCCTGCTGGAGCTGATCGGCGACATTCTGGATATCGCCCGTATCGAGTCGGGGCGCCTGAGTCTCTCGCCCAAACGGGCCAATCTGCGCGAACTGGTGGAGTCGGTGGCGCGGGTGTTCGAAGGACTGGCCCGGCAGAAATGCCTGAGCCTGATCCTCGAGATCGATTCCAGCATCAACGGCGACGTACTGGTGGACGGCCTGCGTTTCAAGCAGATCCTGTCCAATCTGGTGAGCAACGCCATCAAATTCACCGAGGCCGGTTTTATCAAGGTGAGCATCAGCGGCGATCTGCTGGACCACGCAGTGCTGCGGGTACGGCTCTGTGTCGAGGACTCGGGGATCGGCATCTCGCCCTGCAGCCAGCAGCGTCTGTTCCAGCCTTTTGCCCAGGTGGAGCGCAATGTGCAGAACATCGAAGGCACAGGCCTGGGCCTGGTGATCTGCCGTTCCCTGTGCGAAATGATGGGGGGCCAGGTATCGATGAGCAGCGCTGTGGGACACGGCACCCGAGTGAATGTGGAGTTGCGTCTGCAGACACTGGAGCGCGTGGCCGCAGCCGAGCGCCTGCCCCCGGTCAACAAGCGTCACATGTACCGCTTGCAGATCCTGGTGGTGGACGATCATCCGGTGAACCGCCAGGTCCTGCAGCAGCAACTGTGCTTCCTCGGACATGACGTGTTCGAGGCGGAAAACGGTCTGGAGGCCCTGCACATCTGGCGTGAGCAGGACTTCGACGTGATCATCACCGACTGCCACATGCCCATCATGAACGGGGCCGAGATGACCCGGGCGATTCGCCAGGATGAACGGGACAATGCCGCGCAGCCGATGATGATCATCGGCCTGACCGCTGACGCCCAGCAGGAGGAGGTGGAACGCTGCATCCAGGCGGGAATGAACGACTGCCTGATCAAGCCCATCAGCCTGGACGAGCTGGAAGAACGCCTGCTGGCCATGGGGCAGGCCGATGAGGGCGAGCAGGAAAGCCTCGCCAGTTCGAAGCCCGCCAGCCCCCGCTCCTCCCGGGTATTCGATCTGGAGTCCTTGCACACCCTGGTGGGCAGCGAGCCGACGATGCTGCACCACATTCTCAGTGAGTTGCTGAGCAACAATCGCATGGACATGCAGAGCCTCGACACCTTGCTCGAGGAACAGGCCACCGTGGAACTGGCAGAGCTGGCGCACCGCATCAAGGGCGCTGCGCGAGTGGTCAAGGGCGAACAATTGGTCGAGAGCTGTCGCCAGCTGGAAGACGCCTGCCTGAGCCCGGAGCTGGCTCTGGAGACGGTCAGGGAGTGCGTAGAGCAGGTGAAACAGGCAATCGTGACCCTGGAGCGGCGTCTGCTGGAACAGCGCAGGGTCTGGGAGGCGTTGCCCGTCGAATGAGCACAAGGGGCGTAGCATGGCTTGCCGCCCCGGGGCACGACATTTTTGCAGACAAACGAAAAAGGGCACCTCAAGAGGTGCCCTTCTTCGTGAATATGGTCGGGGTAGGGGGATTCGAACTCCCGACATCCTGCTCCCAAAGCAGGCGCGCTACCGGACTGCGCTATACCCCGGTAAAAAAAAGGCACCTTTAAAAGGCGCCTTCTGCGAACAGAGCTTTTGGCGTCTGATCTTAAGATTCGATTCCAGCGAACTGGTCTCAAAAATGGTGGGTCGTGTGGGATTCGAACCTACGACCAATTGGTTAAAAGCCAACTGCTCTACCAACTGAGCTAACGACCCAAAAATGGTCGGGGTAAGGGGATTCGAACTCCTGACATCCTGCTCCCAAAGCAGGCGCGCTACCGGACTGCGCTATACCCCGGTTTGAAATTGGCTCCGTGACCAGGACTCGAACCTGGGACCCAATGATTAACAGTCATTTGCTCTACCGACTGAGCTATCACGGAACTACATATTTCAAGTTACAACTTTTACTTCATCCTCTTCGGCTTGTCCGTATCGCTACGTTCATGCCTCTGAGGCGCGCTATTTTACAATCTTCAAACTACCTGTCAACCCCTTAAATTGCTTTTAAGACAATGAATTGCGACTTCATTGCCGGTTTCTTCTACATCAGAAAAAACCTAGGGGGGTGACTGACTGCGGGGCGCACTTTACAAGCCTTTTCCTTACAGTTCAACACCCTAGTGAAAAAAAAGGCCTCGCCAGGCGAGGCCTTTTTACTCAGCGGCCACCCAAGGTTCAGGCAAAGACGATTTCGTCGTCCTGCACCGAGGCGGTAACTGTAGCGCCCGGCAAGAAACCACCGGACAGGATCAACTGGGCCAACGGGTTCTCGATCCAGCGCTGAATGGCCCGCTTCAACGGCCGCGCGCCATACACCGGGTCGTAACCCACGGCGATCAGCTTGTCCAAGGCTTCGTCGCTCAGCACCAGGCTCAGCTCGCGCTCCGCCAGACGGCTGCGCAGGCGCCCCAGCTGGATCTGCGTGATGCCCGCGATCTGATCCCGCGCCAGAGGCTCGAAGATCACCACTTCGTCGACACGGTTGATGAATTCCGGCCGGAAGTGAGTGGACACTGCATCCATCACCGCTGCCCGCTGTGCTTCACGGTCCCCCACCAGCTCCTGGATCTGTGCCGAGCCCAGGTTGGAGGTCATGACGATCACCGTGTTGCGGAAGTCCACAGTACGTCCGTGGCTGTCCGTCAGGCGACCATCTTCGAGCACCTGCAGCAGGATGTTGAACACATCCGGGTGCGCCTTCTCGACTTCGTCCAGCAGGATCACCGAGTACGGCTTGCGACGCACGGCTTCGGTCAGATAGCCGCCCTCTTCGTAACCGACATAGCCCGGTGGCGCACCGATCAGGCGAGCCACGGAATGTTTCTCCATGAACTCGGACATGTCGATCCGCACCATGGCCTCTTCGGTGTCGAAGAGAAATTCCGCCAGGGCCTTGCACAGTTCGGTCTTGCCGACCCCGGTCGGGCCGAGAAACATGAACGAGCCGCTGGGACGGTTCGGATCGGACAACCCGGCCCGAGAGCGGCGTACCGCGTTGGATACCGCCACCACGGCCTCGTTCTGGCCGATCACCCGCTGATGCAGCAGGCTTTCCATCTTCAACAGCTTGTCACGCTCGCCTTCGAGCATTTTCGACACCGGGATGCCGGTCCACTTGGACACCACTTCGGCAATTTCTTCCTCGGTGACCTTGCTGCGCAGCAACTGATTCTCACTGTGGCCGTGCTGATCGACCATCTGCAGGCTGCGCTCCAGATCCGGGATCACCCCGTACTGCAGTTCGGCCATGCGATTGAGGTCGCCTTTACGTCGGGCCGCTTCCAGTTCCTGACGCGACTGCTCGATCTTCTGCTGAATCTGTGCGGAACCCTGCACTTCGGCTTTCTCCGAGGTCCAGACTTCTTCCAGGTCAGCGTATTCACGCTCCAGGCGGACGATCTCTTCCTGGAGTTTTTCCAGGCGCTTGATCGCGGCCTCATCGTCTTCTTTCTTCAGGGCCTGGGATTCAACCTTGAGCTGAATCAGGCGCCGCTCCAGGCGATCCAGCACTTCCGGCTTGGAGTCGATCTCCATGCGGATGCGGCTGGCGGCCTCGTCGATCAGGTCGATGGCCTTGTCCGGCAGTTGCCGGTCAGTGATGTAACGATGGCTGAGCTTGGCCGCGGCGATGATCGCACCGTCAGTGATCGCCACCTTGTGGTGCACCTCGTAGCGCTCTTTCAGGCCACGCAGGATAGCGATGGTGTCTTCCTCGCTCGGCTCGTCCACCAGCACTTTCTGGAAGCGCCGTTCGAGGGCCGCATCCTTCTCTATATATTGGCGGTACTCGTTGAGCGTGGTGGCACCCACGCAGTGCAGCTCACCACGGGCCAACGCCGGCTTGAGCATGTTGCCCGCATCCATGGAGCCTTCGCCCTTGCCCGCGCCGACCATGGTATGCAGCTCGTCGATGAACAGAATGATCTGGCCTTCCTGCTTCGACAGCTCATTGAGCAGGGATTTCAGGCGCTCTTCGAACTCGCCGCGGTACTTGGCACCGGCAATCAGGGCCCCCATGTCCAGGGACAGCAGGCGCTTGCCTTTCAGGCCATCGGGCACCTCACCATTGATGATCCGCTGGGCCAGGCCTTCGGCGATGGCCGTCTTGCCCACGCCGGGCTCACCGATCAGCACCGGGTTGTTCTTGGTACGACGCTGCAGCACCTGGATGGTCCGGCGAATTTCATCGTCACGGCCAATCACCGGATCGAGCTTGCCTTCCTCGGCACGCTTGGTCAGGTCAACGGTGTATTTATCCAGGGCCTGACGCGACTCCTCGACGTTGGCGTCATTTACCGCCTCGCCGCCGCGCAGGTTGTTGATGGCGTTCTCCAGAGCCTTCTTGCTCACGCCCTGGCCCAGCAGCAGTTTGCCGAGCTTGCTGTTTTCATCCATGGCCGCCAGCAGCACCAGTTCACTGGAAATGAACTGATCGCCTTTCTGCTGCGCCAGGCGATCGGCCTGGTTGAGCAGGCGCGCCAGATCCTGGGACATGTTGACGTCGCCAGTGGGGTTCTGGATTTTCGGCAGTTTATCGAGCTCTTTGCTCAGTTCCTTGCGCAGGCTGTTGACGTCGAAGCCCACTTGCATCAGCAAGGGCTTGATCGAACCGCCCTGCTGTTCAAGCAGCGCCTGCATCAGGTGCGCTGGCTCGATGGCCGGATGATCCAGGCCAACCGCCAGAGATTGAGAATCGGATAAGGCCAGCTGAAGCTTGCTGGTTAATCGGTCTATACGCATTAGTCACCTTCCTTTTGAGCAGGCCGGAGCGATGGACACACCTAAATAGAGAAACCTGCCAGATGTTTCTCTAGATGCGGTCGATTCTGGGAGATTCAAGCGCCAGCAGCTTGACGCAAGTCAGATGAGTCTAGCGCTCTAGCCAGATAAGGGAGGCAAAACGTCCGGTACGCGGGCTGCGTCGGTAAGAAAAGAAGCGTGGGTCGGTCACGGTGCAGTAGCCGCCACCATAGACCGCCGTTACCCCCCGAGCCGCCAGGCGCAGGCGCGCCAGCTGGTAGATGTCGGCCATGAAGCGGCCGGCATTGACGCTTGGTACAAAGGCTTGCTCGGTAGCAGCCAACTGGCTGACGAAGGCTTCGCGCACTTCAGCCCCGACCTCAAAACGCTCCGGGCCAATGGCCGGCCCCAGCCATACCAGCACTTCGGCGGGTGCGGCATCCAGGCTGTCGAGGGTGGCTTCCAGCACACCGGCCGCCAGCCCGCGCCAACCGGCATGAGCCGCCGCAACCCGGGTTCCGCTTCGGTTGCAGAACAGCGCCGGCAGACAATCGGCAGTCATCACCGCACAGGCGATGCCCGGAGTCGCCGACCAACTGGCATCGGCCGTTGCCACCACCGACGGATCAGCGTGGGCCACGGCAATCCCGTGCACCTGTTGCAACCAGGCCGGAGCAATGTCGAAACGCTCGGTCAGGCGCCGTCGGTTTTCGGCCACCGCTTCAGGTTGGTCTTCAACGTGATCGCCCAGGTTCAGGCTGTCGAACGGCGCCAGGCTGACGCCGCCGCTGCGGGTGGTGACACAGGCTCTGACCCCGGCCGGCGCGGGCCAGTCAGGCAGCAGCCAGTCACTCATCCGACGAACGCCTCACGGTCTTGCTTGAGCAGCGACAACAGCCAGACGAAGTCATCCGGCAATGGCGACTCCCAGCTCATGCGTTCACCGGTGGTCGGATGATCCAGCTCCAGGAAACGGGCATGCAGGGCCTGGCGCGGGAAGTTTTTCAGCGACTCGACCATGGTCTGGCTGGCCGCCGGCGGAATGCGGAAACGACCGCCATAGGCCGGGTCGCCCACCAGCGGGAAGTTGATATGGGCCATGTGCACCCGGATCTGGTGGGTACGACCGGTCTCCAGCTTGACCCGCACGTGGGTGTGGGAACGGAAACGCTCCAGTACCCGATAGTGGCTGACGGCCTGCTTGCCGCCTTCCATCACCGCCATACGCTGACGCTGCTGGCCGTGACGGCCGATGGGCGCGTTGATCTTGCCCCCGGCGGTGACCACACCGATCACGATGCATTCATAGATGCGGCTGACACTGCGGCTCTGCAACTGGGCCACCAGCTGGGTCTGGGCCTGGATGGTCTTGGCCACCACCATCAGACCGGTGGTGTCCTTGTCCAGGCGGTGGACGATACCGGCCCGAGGCACATTGATAATGTCGGGAACGTGATGCAGCAAGGCGTTGAGCAAGGTGCCATCAGCATGGCCGGCAGCCGGGTGCACCACCAGGCCCGCGGGCTTGTTGATCACCAGGATGTCGTCGTCCTCATAGACGATGTCCAGCTCGATGTCCTGGGCGATCCACTCGCCCTGGGCCTCCTGCTCGGCGGTCAGCTCGAGTACGGCACCGCCGTGCACGATGTCCCGCGGGCGGATCACCGCTCCGTCCACAGTCAGGCGGCCGTCTTTGATCCAGGCGGAAAGGCGCGAGCGCGAATGCTCAGCGAATAGTTGGGCGGCGACTTGATCGAGGCGTTGACCGCCCAGTTCGGACGGCACCTCTGCGCGAAGTTCAATTTTATCGGACATGCTCGGACTGGGCGTCGGCACAGCCTTTGGTTTCGGCTGCGCGCTTGTGGTTAAATACGGCGTCTTTTGCCCCGAGGCTTTCAACGGGGCGCTCATCATAACAGGACGGCCCCGCCCAAGACAGCGGCCGTCATAGGGACGCAAGCCGCCATGCAAGTGAAACACCTGCTGCTGATCGCCATCCTCGCACTGACCGCTGCTTGCTCATCGAAGGAAGTCGTTGACGAAAACCTGAGCGAAGTCGAGTTGTACCAGCAGGCGCAGACCGACCTGGACAACCACAGCTATACCAGCGCCACAGCCAAGCTCAAGGCCCTGGAATCGCGCTATCCCTTTGGTCGCTACGCCGATCAGGCACAGCTCGAGCTGATCTACGCCAACTACAAGAATGCCGAGCCGGAAGCCGCCAAGTCCGCTGCCGAGCGCTTCATTCGCCTGCATCCCCAGCACCCGAACGTGGACTACGCCTACTACCTCAAGGGCCTGACCTCCTTCGACCAGGACGTCGGCCTGCTGGCGCGCTTCCTGCCACTGGACATGACCAAGCGTGACCCGGGTGCCGCCCGCGACTCCTACAACGAGTTCGCCCAGCTCACCAGCCGCTTCCCCAACAGCCGCTACGCCCCGGACGCCAAGCAGCGCATGATCTACCTGCGCAACCTGCTGGCCGCCTACGAAATCCACGTGGCCGACTACTACCTGACCCGCCAGGCCTACGTCGCCGCCGCCAACCGTGGCCGCTACGTAGTGGAAAACTTCCAGGAAACCCCTTCCGTGGGTGACGGCCTGGCGGTGATGACCGAGGCCTACCAGCGCCTGCACCTGGACGAGCTGGCTGCAACCAGCCTGGAAACCCTGAAGCTCAACTACCCGAATCACCCAAGCCTGGTGGACGGCCAGTTCGTACCGCGCGTGGCGGAAGCCGACAACCGTTCGTGGCTGAGCAAGGCCACCCTGGGCCTGATCGAGTCTCGCCCACCGCTGCCGCCGGGAGAAACCCGCGCCAACCAGGACGTGATGAAGCAGTACCAGGACGCCAAGGACGCGATCCCATCGGAGCTCAAGCCCAAAGACAGCAACGGCGATGCGATCGAGGAAGAAAAGCACGAGGCCGCCGGCAACAACAGCGACCGTTCCTGGTTCAGCTACATGACCTTCGGCGTGTTCGACTGACAGCCAGCGCAGCAAATAAAGGGAGACTTCAAGTCTCCCTTTTTCATGCCTGACACTTCTTGGGCCTGTGCGCCTGCCAGGCGCTTGGCTAAACTGCCGCCTCTCTCCCCCCACAAAGCGGGTCACCATGCTTCGTCTACTGTTCTGGATCGCCCTGATTGCCGCTGCGGTATGGTTCTGGCGCAAGTTCAAGCGCCCCGCGGCCACACCCCGCAGCCCCCACGAACCGGCCACTACACCAATGGTGCGCTGTGCCCACTGCGGCGTGCACCTGCCTCAGGATCGGGCGCTGAGCCTGTCGCAACAGTGGTACTGCAGCCAGGCACATCTGGAGCAAGGCCCTGGCCGCCAGGACCGCTGACAGCTGCGACATGGGCTCAAGCGCGTAGCCATTCCCGACACGCGCACCTTGAGCCCTTGCGTCAGCACCGAAAGCCCTTGCTTTCCCCTCGCCCTGCCAGCCCCGGACTCGGGGCGCCAACCCACACAACTGGCGACAAAATAACCGTCGCCCAAGCCCCTGCGCGCGCCTCCCCGCGGGCCTAGACTTCATCTCTCGCCTTCAGCACGAGCGCTGTCGCCCGCTGCTCACCCCCGGAGAAAGACGGCCACCACCATGAATCCACAGCACAGAGCGCTGGTGGTCGATGAGACCAGGGAAATCCGCTCTGTGCTGGAGATCACCCTGGGCCGCATGCGCCTGCACACCCAAAGCGCCCGCAGCCTGCAGGAGGCCCGCAGCCACCTGGCCCGGGAGCATTTCGACCTGTGCCTGACCGACCTGCACCTGCCGGACGGCAGCGGCCTGGAGCTGCTGCAGCATATTCGCCGGCACCATCCCCAACTGCCGGTGGCCCTGCTCAGCCACGAGGCCTGCGCGCCAACCAGCGCCCTGGATGCCGAAACCTGCGACCTGCTGCCAAAGCCTCTGGACCTCAAGCGCCTGCGGGACTGGGTGGCCACCGCCCTGAAACGACCACACTCGAGTGTAGCGACTCGCTTCTCTGAGCAACTGCCGGGGGATTCGCCGCCCATGGTCATCCTGCGCCGGCATATTGCCAAACTGGCCGCCAGCCTCGCGCCGCTCTACATCAGCGGCGAGTCCGGCAGCGGCAAGGAACGAGTGGCCCGATTGATCCACCAGTCAGGCCCCAGAGCCGCACAGCCCTTTGTCCCAGTCAACTGCGGAGCGATTCCCGGCGAACTGATGGAGAGCGAGTTTTTCGGTCACCGCAAGGGCAGCTTCAGCGGCGCCCTGATGGATCAGCCCGGACTGTTCCGGGCCGCACACGGCGGCACCCTGTTCCTTGACGAGATCGCCGACCTGCCGCTGGTCATGCAGGTGAAACTGCTGCGAACCCTGCAGGAAAAGTCCGTGCGCTCAGTAGGCGCTCAGGAAGAACAGGCGGTGGATGTACGAATACTCTGTGCGACCCACAAGGATCTGAAAAGCGAAGTGCAAGCCGGACGCTTTCGCCAGGACCTGTTTTATCGGCTGAATGTCATCGAGTTGCGGGTTCCCGCCCTGCGCGAACGTCGGGGCGATATCGGGCTACTGGCCCGGCACATTCTCCAGCGTCTGGCCGCCAGCAGTGGCCGGCCAGCCCCACAGTTGCACCCACAAGCACTGCAAGCCCTGGAGCGCTACGACTTCCCCGGCAATGTGCGTGAACTGGAGAACCTGCTGGAACGGGCCCAGGCCCTTTGCGAGAGTCCGTGGATCGAAGTGGCAGACCTGAATTTACCGGTCCCCGAACCTGAGGACGAGCTCCCGCCGGGGCCCGCCCTCAATCTCGATCTGGCGCGTCACCTGCAGCAGGTGGAGCGCCAGTTGCTGCTCCAGACCCTGGAGCAAACCCGCTGGAACCGCACGGAGGCGGCCCGGCGGTTGGGCCTGTCGCTGCGTTCGATGCGCTATCGCATGAAGAAGCTCGGACTGGACTAGACCCGCCCCTCAGGGGCATAGGGCGCCGGATCGATGATCGGTGCATGCCCCAGCAACAGGTCGCAGAACAACTGGCAGGAAGCCGGTGCCAGCACCAGACCGTTGCGGTAATGCCCGCAGTTGAGCCACAGGCCGGCAAACCCGGGAACCGGTCCGATATAGGGAATCCCCTCGGGAGAGCCGGGTCGCAGCCCAGCCCAATGCCCCACCACTTCGGCATCCGCCAGGGCCGGGATCAGCTCGACGGCCGAGGCCTTGAGGCTTTCCAGCGCCGAGGCGGTCGGGGTCTTGTCGAAGCCCTCATGCTCCAGGGTGCTGCCCACCAGGATATGGCCGTCCCGTCGTGGAATGGCATAACGCCCCTTGGCCAGAACCATGCAGGAGAGGAAATCGGCAGCGCACTTGTAGAGGATCATCTGCCCCTTAACCGGCTCCACGGGCAGCTCCAGCCCCAGGCTACCGAGCAACTCGCCACTCCAGGCACCAGCGCAAAGCACCACCTGGTCGGCACGAATCTCTCCGAGCGAGCTATGCACCCCTGCCACTCGCTGGCCGTCGTGGATAAAACCACTGACCGCGCATTGCTCGTCAATGCGCACATTGGGCAAGGCCTGCAAAGCCGCCTTGAGGGATTTGACCAGACGCGGGTTGCGCACATTGGCCACATTGGCCATGTAGATCGCCCGCTGGTAGCCGGCACCCAGCACCGGGACTCCGTCATGCACCGCCGAGATGTCCACGGCACTCAGGGGACGGCCTTCGCGTTGCGCCCACTCCAGCGCCAGGGCCTGGTCTTCGAGGTCCAGCCAATAGAGCCCGGTGGTATGGACCTCGGGATCGACCCCAGTGGCGTTCAGCAGTTGCTGCGCCAGCTGTGGATAAAAATCCTGGGACCAGTGGGCCAGGGCCGTGACCGCCGGACTGTAGCGCCAGGGATACAGCGGCGAAACGATCCCGCCACCGGCCCAGGACGACTCGCGCCCCAGGTCCGAGCGCTCCACAAGTCGTACCCGCTGGCCCCGGGACGCCAGATTGAAGGCCGTGAGCAGACCGATCACCCCGCCGCCCACCACCAGCACTTGCTGTTGTTCAACCATAGTCAGATCCATTCAAGAGAAAGACAGTGGGCGCCGCAGCCCCCGAACCCCGTGATCAACGCCCCCAGCAGTCCTTGGCCGTCAGCCCTTCGGCTTGACCTGTGACGCTGATGGCGCCGGTTTGATCGATGCTGAAGCTGCCGCATTTGTCCCCCGCCATCAGCGTATCGGCCTTGGGCGATGCGGTCAGCGAGAAGCCGGTGTCGGTCAGGGTCGGGGCGATGCTGTAGTAATCGTTGCCGGCACTCAGGTCCGGAGCGTTGCTGTAGACCCCGGCTTTGGAAAAGTGGCGTTCGAGCTGCTGTGCCTGCTCGGTGAGCAACGCCGCGATTTCGCTGCGATGGGGCTTCTTCAGGTATTCGGTGATGCTGGGAAGGCTCAAGGTCAGGACCAGACCTATGATCGCAATCACGATCATGATTTCGATCAGGGTAAAACCTTGTTTGGATCTGCGCATGGTCAAGAATCTCGCTTACTGAATTTGTCGCCACAGGATGCGCCGGCTGCCACCGCTGGACCTTTGCTCCAGGGAGCTGCTGGCGCCGCCAGGGGCGCTGACGATCTTGGGGGGCTGATGGCTGGAAACGCCCGCGCGGCCGGGGAGCCCATCGACGAATCCGGTGCCCGTGGAGAAGGCTTCCTGATCCGTCACGACTCCAGCACCGTCGGCGTCCAGCGGCGCGGCGTCGAGCATCTTACCGCTGAACGCCTGCAACTCGATCAATTTCCCGCAGGCTTGGCCTGAGTCACACACACCAGTTTCGAGCCACCCAGCACTCAAGGACCACGAACCGGATAGGCCAGAGGGCTCCGGAACCTGATCAGCCACCCTGACCGGCGACTGAACGTCGCTTGCGACAACCTGCCCCCCATTGCCCAGCAGCACGAGCGCAAACACCAACGGCCACCGGCACCGCAGCATCTCGGAATCAGTACTTGGCATAAATGCTCTCCAGCACGCTGCGCGCCTGCCCCGCCAGCCCTACTGCAGTCACTCGGTACAGAGTGGCCGAAGTGTCGGGGGGCAGGCCGAGCGCATTCAGGACAATCCCCAGGTTCTGCACCGCATAAAAACCCTCGCCGGTGGCGACCCAGGTCACCGCCGAAGCCTCATTGAAGCCGGCACCGCTGACCACCGTCGATTCAGCGGGAGGTGCACACCGCACAGGATCCGCGCACAGCGGCAAAGAGTCATAACCCCGGCGGACCGCGCC
This genomic stretch from Pseudomonas sp. Os17 harbors:
- a CDS encoding sigma-54-dependent transcriptional regulator, yielding MNPQHRALVVDETREIRSVLEITLGRMRLHTQSARSLQEARSHLAREHFDLCLTDLHLPDGSGLELLQHIRRHHPQLPVALLSHEACAPTSALDAETCDLLPKPLDLKRLRDWVATALKRPHSSVATRFSEQLPGDSPPMVILRRHIAKLAASLAPLYISGESGSGKERVARLIHQSGPRAAQPFVPVNCGAIPGELMESEFFGHRKGSFSGALMDQPGLFRAAHGGTLFLDEIADLPLVMQVKLLRTLQEKSVRSVGAQEEQAVDVRILCATHKDLKSEVQAGRFRQDLFYRLNVIELRVPALRERRGDIGLLARHILQRLAASSGRPAPQLHPQALQALERYDFPGNVRELENLLERAQALCESPWIEVADLNLPVPEPEDELPPGPALNLDLARHLQQVERQLLLQTLEQTRWNRTEAARRLGLSLRSMRYRMKKLGLD
- a CDS encoding outer membrane protein assembly factor BamD; protein product: MQVKHLLLIAILALTAACSSKEVVDENLSEVELYQQAQTDLDNHSYTSATAKLKALESRYPFGRYADQAQLELIYANYKNAEPEAAKSAAERFIRLHPQHPNVDYAYYLKGLTSFDQDVGLLARFLPLDMTKRDPGAARDSYNEFAQLTSRFPNSRYAPDAKQRMIYLRNLLAAYEIHVADYYLTRQAYVAAANRGRYVVENFQETPSVGDGLAVMTEAYQRLHLDELAATSLETLKLNYPNHPSLVDGQFVPRVAEADNRSWLSKATLGLIESRPPLPPGETRANQDVMKQYQDAKDAIPSELKPKDSNGDAIEEEKHEAAGNNSDRSWFSYMTFGVFD
- a CDS encoding pilus assembly PilX family protein, with the protein product MRYPAGFKPDGERGMALLVSLVFLLVLSLIGLSSLQNATLQEKMAASLLQHNRAFQAAEAALRLGEGAVRRGYDSLPLCADPVRCAPPAESTVVSGAGFNEASAVTWVATGEGFYAVQNLGIVLNALGLPPDTSATLYRVTAVGLAGQARSVLESIYAKY
- the thiO gene encoding glycine oxidase ThiO is translated as MVEQQQVLVVGGGVIGLLTAFNLASRGQRVRLVERSDLGRESSWAGGGIVSPLYPWRYSPAVTALAHWSQDFYPQLAQQLLNATGVDPEVHTTGLYWLDLEDQALALEWAQREGRPLSAVDISAVHDGVPVLGAGYQRAIYMANVANVRNPRLVKSLKAALQALPNVRIDEQCAVSGFIHDGQRVAGVHSSLGEIRADQVVLCAGAWSGELLGSLGLELPVEPVKGQMILYKCAADFLSCMVLAKGRYAIPRRDGHILVGSTLEHEGFDKTPTASALESLKASAVELIPALADAEVVGHWAGLRPGSPEGIPYIGPVPGFAGLWLNCGHYRNGLVLAPASCQLFCDLLLGHAPIIDPAPYAPEGRV
- the pgeF gene encoding peptidoglycan editing factor PgeF, whose product is MSDWLLPDWPAPAGVRACVTTRSGGVSLAPFDSLNLGDHVEDQPEAVAENRRRLTERFDIAPAWLQQVHGIAVAHADPSVVATADASWSATPGIACAVMTADCLPALFCNRSGTRVAAAHAGWRGLAAGVLEATLDSLDAAPAEVLVWLGPAIGPERFEVGAEVREAFVSQLAATEQAFVPSVNAGRFMADIYQLARLRLAARGVTAVYGGGYCTVTDPRFFSYRRSPRTGRFASLIWLER
- a CDS encoding type IV pilin protein, with amino-acid sequence MRRSKQGFTLIEIMIVIAIIGLVLTLSLPSITEYLKKPHRSEIAALLTEQAQQLERHFSKAGVYSNAPDLSAGNDYYSIAPTLTDTGFSLTASPKADTLMAGDKCGSFSIDQTGAISVTGQAEGLTAKDCWGR
- the clpB gene encoding ATP-dependent chaperone ClpB, whose amino-acid sequence is MRIDRLTSKLQLALSDSQSLAVGLDHPAIEPAHLMQALLEQQGGSIKPLLMQVGFDVNSLRKELSKELDKLPKIQNPTGDVNMSQDLARLLNQADRLAQQKGDQFISSELVLLAAMDENSKLGKLLLGQGVSKKALENAINNLRGGEAVNDANVEESRQALDKYTVDLTKRAEEGKLDPVIGRDDEIRRTIQVLQRRTKNNPVLIGEPGVGKTAIAEGLAQRIINGEVPDGLKGKRLLSLDMGALIAGAKYRGEFEERLKSLLNELSKQEGQIILFIDELHTMVGAGKGEGSMDAGNMLKPALARGELHCVGATTLNEYRQYIEKDAALERRFQKVLVDEPSEEDTIAILRGLKERYEVHHKVAITDGAIIAAAKLSHRYITDRQLPDKAIDLIDEAASRIRMEIDSKPEVLDRLERRLIQLKVESQALKKEDDEAAIKRLEKLQEEIVRLEREYADLEEVWTSEKAEVQGSAQIQQKIEQSRQELEAARRKGDLNRMAELQYGVIPDLERSLQMVDQHGHSENQLLRSKVTEEEIAEVVSKWTGIPVSKMLEGERDKLLKMESLLHQRVIGQNEAVVAVSNAVRRSRAGLSDPNRPSGSFMFLGPTGVGKTELCKALAEFLFDTEEAMVRIDMSEFMEKHSVARLIGAPPGYVGYEEGGYLTEAVRRKPYSVILLDEVEKAHPDVFNILLQVLEDGRLTDSHGRTVDFRNTVIVMTSNLGSAQIQELVGDREAQRAAVMDAVSTHFRPEFINRVDEVVIFEPLARDQIAGITQIQLGRLRSRLAERELSLVLSDEALDKLIAVGYDPVYGARPLKRAIQRWIENPLAQLILSGGFLPGATVTASVQDDEIVFA
- a CDS encoding PP0621 family protein, with the translated sequence MLRLLFWIALIAAAVWFWRKFKRPAATPRSPHEPATTPMVRCAHCGVHLPQDRALSLSQQWYCSQAHLEQGPGRQDR
- the rluD gene encoding 23S rRNA pseudouridine(1911/1915/1917) synthase RluD, which translates into the protein MSDKIELRAEVPSELGGQRLDQVAAQLFAEHSRSRLSAWIKDGRLTVDGAVIRPRDIVHGGAVLELTAEQEAQGEWIAQDIELDIVYEDDDILVINKPAGLVVHPAAGHADGTLLNALLHHVPDIINVPRAGIVHRLDKDTTGLMVVAKTIQAQTQLVAQLQSRSVSRIYECIVIGVVTAGGKINAPIGRHGQQRQRMAVMEGGKQAVSHYRVLERFRSHTHVRVKLETGRTHQIRVHMAHINFPLVGDPAYGGRFRIPPAASQTMVESLKNFPRQALHARFLELDHPTTGERMSWESPLPDDFVWLLSLLKQDREAFVG